Proteins found in one Candidatus Fermentibacter sp. genomic segment:
- a CDS encoding DUF86 domain-containing protein, whose translation MAPEERDAALLFDLTTAAKEIGAFVSDIDFERFQSEKLVRYAVERQLIVISEAARHLSESIRLLTPEVPWKAIVGLRNILAHEYGEILAERVWLVATRDIPALIGALEPHLPEGFRSP comes from the coding sequence ATGGCTCCTGAAGAAAGGGATGCAGCCCTTCTGTTCGATCTGACTACGGCTGCGAAAGAGATAGGTGCCTTCGTCTCGGACATCGACTTCGAGCGCTTCCAGTCCGAAAAGCTCGTCAGGTATGCCGTGGAGAGGCAACTGATCGTGATAAGCGAAGCTGCCAGGCATCTCTCGGAGAGTATCCGACTGCTCACGCCCGAAGTCCCATGGAAAGCCATAGTCGGCCTTCGCAACATCCTGGCTCACGAATACGGCGAAATACTGGCCGAGAGGGTCTGGCTCGTAGCCACCCGGGACATTCCAGCACTGATCGGGGCTCTGGAGCCTCACCTGCCCGAGGGTTTCCGCTCCCCCTGA
- a CDS encoding nucleotidyltransferase family protein yields the protein MIGVPRSKLITLRAFCRRNGVRSLSVFGSRARGDAAEGSDIDLLVEFEDGSGISYLDLMNMRLELEEMLGLQVDLVEKAAISNPIRRERILSERKSLYGS from the coding sequence ATGATCGGGGTTCCACGCTCGAAACTCATCACCCTGCGAGCCTTCTGCAGGCGCAACGGGGTGCGGTCGCTCTCGGTGTTCGGCTCCAGGGCACGGGGCGATGCAGCCGAGGGCAGCGACATCGACCTCCTCGTCGAGTTCGAGGATGGATCCGGCATCAGCTATCTCGACCTGATGAACATGCGCCTCGAGCTGGAGGAGATGCTGGGGCTCCAGGTCGACCTCGTTGAGAAGGCCGCCATCTCGAATCCGATACGCAGGGAACGTATCCTCTCCGAGAGGAAATCCCTCTATGGCTCCTGA